The sequence AACCCCCGACAAGGCATCCGCCGACGACGAGCTCGTCGACCGGCAGGCGGCGCGACGCTTGGTCAACGAGCTCCTGATGAAGAACCCCGACGGGCTCGACCTCGGCCTGGCCGAGCAGCAGCAGCTTCTCGGTGCCTACGGCATCACGCTGTGGGAGACGCTCACGGTGCAGAACCTCGACGAGGCGCTCCGCGCAGGCGAGGACCTCGGCTGGGACGTCGTCCTCAAGGCCACCGCCGACCACCTCAGGCACCGGCCAGACCTGGCGCACGTGTGGCGCAACATCGACAACCGCGAGGAGATGGCCGACGCGTGGGCCACCCTCAGCGAGCTGATCACCGAACCCGAGACGGCCGGTTTCGTGGTCCAGAAGAACGCTGCCCCCGGGGTCCCGGTGGGCATCTCCTCGATGGAGGACCCCCTCTTCGGCCCGGTGCTCTCCTTCGGGATCGGTGGTCCGCTGACCGAGCTGCTGGGCGACCGGTCCTACCGGATCCCGCCGCTGGCCGAGCACGACGCGCAGGACATGGTCCGCGAGATCAAGGCGTCGCCGATCCTCTTCGGCTATCGCGGCAGCGAGATCGTCGACGTGACGGAGATCGAGGGGCTCGTACGCCGAGTGGCGCAGATCCAGCACGACCTGCCGGAGGTCCGCGCTCTCGACCTGCCGCTGATCCTGGCGGGGGCGCACGGCGCCTCGGTCCTCGGTGCGGCCATCCGCATCGAGCCGGTCCTCGACGCGCGCTCGGACTGGTTCGTCCGCCGGCTCTCGACGCCACCGGGTGACACCCTGCCCGACTGAGCCGTGTCGTGGGCGCGTGACAGACTGCGGCCATGCGCAGCAAGACGTCCGAGACCGGTCCCGCAGTGGAGCTCCGGCGAGCCATCGAGCACACCGGCTACTACCCCGAGATCGTCTCGGACGGGGTCTTCGCCGCCCTGGGGGGCGAGGAGCTGGTGGCGTACTACCTCCACCACGAGCCCACCTTCGACCGCGACGAGGTGCGTCGCCACCTCACGGTGGCCGTGCTGACCCCCACCCGGCTGGTGCTGGCCCACACCGACGAGCACGCCGGGGACGACCTGCTGCCCGACCCCTACACGTCGACCTCGACCGAGGCGGTGTCGCTCTCGGGAGTCCGCTCGGTCGTCGTCACCCGGATGATCACCAACCCCACTTCCGGGCCCTCGACCCCAGCGGAGGCCGTGCTGACCGTCGGCTGGGGCGGGGTCGGGCGCATCGACCTGGAGCCGGCCGGCTGCTCGGACCCCAACTGCGACGCTGACCACGGCTACACCGGGGTCATCGCCGGCGACGACTTCTCGCTGCGCGTCTCTGCCGCGGCCGACGGAGGAGAGGCGGTCGGGCGACTCCTCGGCTTCGCCGAGGCCCTGTCCGCCCGGACCCGGGGCGCGTGAGCGAGCTCCTGCTCCCGGCCTACGGAGAGCGCTCGCTGGGTGACGTCGTGCCCGCGGTCGCACGCGGCCTGGGCCTCGACCCCTCGGTCGCCGGGCAGCCACCGTCGGACCTGGTGCTGCCCGACGCGCCCGCCTACGTGGTCTTCCTGATCGACGGGCTGGGGGCCGAGCTCCTGCGCCGCTACGCGCACGCAGCGCCATACCTCACCTCGTTGATGAGGGGTGCCACGATCGGTACGTCGGGTGTCCCCTCGACCACCGCCACCAGCCTCACCTCGCTGGGCACCGGCCTGGTGCCGGGGGCGCACGGGCTGATCGGCTACACGGCGCGGATGCCCGGCACCGACAAGCTGATCAACCACCTGAAGTGGGACGCCTCGATCGACCCGCACGTGTGGCAGCCGCACCCGACGGCCTTCGCCCGGCTCACGAGGGCGGGAGTCAACGTCACGGTCGTGAACAAGCGCTCCTTCGAGGGCTCGGGGCTGACCAGGGCCGCGCACCGCGGGGCTGAGTTCGTCGGCGCAGACCTCGTCGGTGAACGCATCGCTGCCATGGTCACAGCCGGCCGGCACGCGCCGTCGCTGACCTATGTCTATGACTCCGACCTCGACTGGACAGGCCACAGGTTCGGCGTCGCCTCGACCCAGTGGCTCCAGCAGCTGGCGATGGTCGATGCCGAGGCGGAGCAGATGCGCGAGGCGCTGGCTCCGTCGGTGAGGTTCGTGATCGTGGCCGACCACGGCATGGTCGACTCAGCGCTCTCGTCCCGGGTCGACGTCGACGAGGTGCCCGAGCTCCGCGACGGCGTCGACCTGTTGGGTGGCGAAGCGCGCTTCCGCCACCTCTACTGCGCCCCCGGTGCGGTCGACAGCGTCGTGTCGACCTGGAGCGAGACCCTGGGATCGCGTGCCCTCGTCGTCACCCGCGACGACGCCGTCGCGCGCGGGTGGTTCGGCGAGGTGGCGGACAGCGTGCTGCCGCGGGTGGGGGACGTGATGGTCGCGTGTCGTGGCGACGCTGCTGTCGTGTCGAGCGTCGACTTCTCCTATGAGACGCAGCTGATCGGGATGCACGGGTCGCTCACGCCGGACGAGATGCTGATCCCCATCCTGGTTGACTGATGACCGTGCACCACTGCCCGTCATCCCGGACCTGCAGGGGTCAGGTCGGGTTCGGGCCAGAGATCAAGGGGCGGGGTGCAAGGAGCTCCTCGACCAGATCGAGGAGCTCCCGGATCGAACCGCCCTTGGCGACGTAGCGATCTGCTCCAGCCTCGAGGGCCTTGTCCGCCATCGTGCCCTGGTCGAAACCGGAGAGCACGATCACTCGGACGTCGGGGACTGCGGCGCGGATCAGGGGGAGCGCCTCGAGGCCGTCCATGCGTGGCATCGCGAGGTCGAGCATGACCAGGTCTGGTTTCAGCTCGGACGCACGTTGCACCGCTTCTACTCCGTCCGCTGCCTCCCCCACGACGGTCAGTCCAGTGCGCGCATCCATGGCCAGACGCAACAGGAAGCGGATCTCCTCGGCATCATCGACGAGCAGGACACGATGTGAGGTCTCCGGGTTCATCAGTTCTCCTGTCCGCCAGCAGCTGTGCGCCGTTCGGCACCTATCAGGGCTGGTGCGCTGCGGACGAGGTCGCCGGGTCTGATCCCCTCACCGCCGAGCGGTTCGAGCAGGTCGTCCATCATCGTGCGAGCGGCTGCGAGGGTTTCCGCGAGATAGTCCGCGGAGTTCTCGACCTGTCCCTGTTCGAGTGCGTACAGCGCGGCCACCAGGCCCTGGACCACGTTGTCGTTGATCTCCAGTGCCTGGCGCCGTTTCAGCTGGGCTTCGGCGAAGTGGGCCGCGAGCGCTTCGCGTTCGAGCCGTGGCTCGGCGTCTCGCAGGAACACGGCCACGAGGTTCTCTCCCGTGGCATCGCCGTCGTCAGGCGTGACCAGGACGGTGACCAGGTCGAGGGTCAGCTGGCGACCGTCGAGGCCTGGGGCGTGGACCCCGGTCGTTCCGCCGTGCGGCCAGCTCGGCATGATCTCGTGGATGTCGTGGCCCCGGGGGTCGCCGCCGAGGAGCTCGTGAGCGCGCGGGTTTGCCTCGGTGACCCGCTGATCCTCGTCGAGGACGACGATCGCATCGGGCGCGGAGTTGACCAGGCCCTCGAAGCGGGCTGCGATCCGTTCGCGCGCTTGAGTTGTCCGTACCTGGTCGGTGATGTCGATGCAGGTCCCGCGCATCCGGACCGGCTGCGAGCTGCCGTCCATGATGACCTCGCCGTTCGAGGAGAGGAACCGGACCTCGCCGTCTGGGCGCACGATCCGCTCGATCATCTGGTAGGGCTCGCCAGTTGCATAGGCGTTCTGGTGCAGGGCGCTGATCCGGTCGCGGTCGCCAGGGTGGATCAGCGAGATGAACTTCTCATACGTCGGCTCGAACGACTGCGGTTCGTGGCCATAGATGCGGAACAGCTGGTCGGACCACGTGTTGGTGTCCGAGGCGATGTGCCAGTCGTAGTCGCCCATGTTGGCCAGCTGCTGGGCGCTGGCCACCCGGGTGACGAGATCTGCGAGCTCCTCCTGTGCCTGAGCGCGGGCTACAAGCGCATCCAACGTGGTCAGGGTGTGGTCCAGATCCCCGGGTTCGGCCCGGCCGGTCCCCCACGCAAGCATGAGCACGCCGGCCTCACCGGGCAGGCGGTGGGTCGCAAGGTCCTCGATCCCCTCCCTGTGCCAGGTCGGCGGAACGGGGTGGCGGTCCAGCAGGGCGCCGTCCTTGCTGTCCGTGGCGATCTGGGGCAGCGCGTCGGTGTCCAGGCTCGACCCGGCACGCGCCGAGAGACGAAGTCCCTCATGGGTGGGCGTGAGAACCAGCGCAGCATCTGCGTGGGTGACCTCGAGCAGCACCTGGAGGGCGCCTGCCACGACATCGGGTGCGGCCTGCTCGACCAGGGCCTGGGCCAGCCCGAGAAGACGCCCCGTCCGGCTCGGGAAATTCATACCGTCTCCTCACGAGGGTTTGGCGGCGCGGACGTCAGTCCGTGCCTGGGCGCCACCACCCCGCCGTGTTTCCCAGGCCAGACTGTACGCCGCGGGGGCCCTTGGGCGCAGCCGCTTCACCGTGTCTTTACCTCGGCGCCGCCTCAGCCGAAGGGCAGCGGCTCGGGCGCCAGGGAGACGGCCTTGGCCCGGGCGGCGGTGAGTCGCCGGCGGTGGTGCTGGCGGCAGAGCACCTCGTAGGCCACGTGGGCGGGCTCGGCAGAGGTGTCGGCAGAAGCCTCGGACTCGACGTCCCCGACCACGACGACATCGCCCTCGGTGACCATGATCCCGTCCTCGGTCCGGGCGTTGTGGGTGGCGCGCTTGCCGCACCAGCAGAGCGCCTCGACCTGCAGGACGTTCATCCGGTCGGCGAGCTCGACGAGCCGCGCGCTGCCGGGGAAGAGGTGGGAGCGGAAGTCAGTGAGGATGCCGAAGGCGAAGACGTCGATCTGGAGCTCGTCGGCGACCTTGGCGAGCTGGTCGATCTGCTCGCGGGTGTAGAACTGGGCCTCGTCGCAGATCAGGTAGTCGACGCGACCGCCGGCGGTGAGGGTGGTGACGATGTCGCGCCAGAAGTCGAAGTCGGGGTCGACCTCGCGCGCCTCGTGGGTCAGGCCGAGGCGACTGGAGACGACGGCGGCGCCCGAGCGGTCGCGACTCGTGAAGATCCTCCCCACCCGACCGCGGGCCGCATGGTTGTGGTTGGTCTGCAGCGCGAGGGTCGACTTGCCGCTGTCCATCGTCCCGGTGAAGAAGTGCAGTTCAGCCACGGGAGGAGATGGTGTCACAGGACTAGATTGGATCCGTGGACACATCACCGCTGATCACCGTCGAGGACCTGCGGCAGGACCACGCGGACCTGACGATCCTCGACGTCCGCTACCGCCTGGGCGGGCCCCCGGGTCGCGAGGAGTTCACGACAGGTCACGTCCCCGGGGCGTCGTACGTCGATCTCGACACCGCCCTGGCAAGCAGCCCCGGCGATCCGGTGGACGAGCGCGGACGACACCCACTCCCCGAGCCGGCCGACTTCATCGCGGCCATGCAGGCGGTCGGCGTGGGGCTGGAGCGCCCGGTCGTGGTCTACGACGACTGGGGTGGCCGGGCGGCAGCGCGGGCTTGGTGGCTCCTACGGCACTACGGCCACCGGTCGGTGCGCGTCCTCGACGGGGGCTGGCCGGCCTGGTTGGCTGCGGGGGAGAGGTCGAGACCGGCGACGTCGTCCCCGAGCGCGGCGACTTCCACGGCAGCCCGGGCTCGATGCGGCTGGTGGGCGCCGACGCCTTGGAGCGCGTCGCCGTCGTCGTCGACGCGCGAGCCCCCGAGCGCTTCCGGGGGGAGGCCGAGCCGGTCGACCCGGTGGCAGGGCACGTGCCGGGTGCCGTGAACGTCGACACCGCGCGCAACCTCGACAACCACGGACACTTCCGCGGGGCGGCAGAGCTGCGCGAGCTCTATGCGGGCGTCGGCGCGACCGAGGGCGCTGACGTCGCGGCCTACTGCGGGTCGGGGGTGACCGCGACCCACGACATCCTGGCCATGGAGGTCGCGGGGATCCACTCAGCCCTGTTCGCGTCGAGCTGGAGCGGCTGGGTGGCCGACCCGGAGCACCCCGTCGAGCGAGGGTGAACCTCGCGCTGCTACCAGTGCACGCCCTTGAAG comes from Nocardioides piscis and encodes:
- a CDS encoding DUF5998 family protein — protein: MRSKTSETGPAVELRRAIEHTGYYPEIVSDGVFAALGGEELVAYYLHHEPTFDRDEVRRHLTVAVLTPTRLVLAHTDEHAGDDLLPDPYTSTSTEAVSLSGVRSVVVTRMITNPTSGPSTPAEAVLTVGWGGVGRIDLEPAGCSDPNCDADHGYTGVIAGDDFSLRVSAAADGGEAVGRLLGFAEALSARTRGA
- a CDS encoding alkaline phosphatase family protein, with translation MSELLLPAYGERSLGDVVPAVARGLGLDPSVAGQPPSDLVLPDAPAYVVFLIDGLGAELLRRYAHAAPYLTSLMRGATIGTSGVPSTTATSLTSLGTGLVPGAHGLIGYTARMPGTDKLINHLKWDASIDPHVWQPHPTAFARLTRAGVNVTVVNKRSFEGSGLTRAAHRGAEFVGADLVGERIAAMVTAGRHAPSLTYVYDSDLDWTGHRFGVASTQWLQQLAMVDAEAEQMREALAPSVRFVIVADHGMVDSALSSRVDVDEVPELRDGVDLLGGEARFRHLYCAPGAVDSVVSTWSETLGSRALVVTRDDAVARGWFGEVADSVLPRVGDVMVACRGDAAVVSSVDFSYETQLIGMHGSLTPDEMLIPILVD
- a CDS encoding response regulator transcription factor, yielding MNPETSHRVLLVDDAEEIRFLLRLAMDARTGLTVVGEAADGVEAVQRASELKPDLVMLDLAMPRMDGLEALPLIRAAVPDVRVIVLSGFDQGTMADKALEAGADRYVAKGGSIRELLDLVEELLAPRPLISGPNPT
- a CDS encoding PAS domain-containing protein, yielding MNFPSRTGRLLGLAQALVEQAAPDVVAGALQVLLEVTHADAALVLTPTHEGLRLSARAGSSLDTDALPQIATDSKDGALLDRHPVPPTWHREGIEDLATHRLPGEAGVLMLAWGTGRAEPGDLDHTLTTLDALVARAQAQEELADLVTRVASAQQLANMGDYDWHIASDTNTWSDQLFRIYGHEPQSFEPTYEKFISLIHPGDRDRISALHQNAYATGEPYQMIERIVRPDGEVRFLSSNGEVIMDGSSQPVRMRGTCIDITDQVRTTQARERIAARFEGLVNSAPDAIVVLDEDQRVTEANPRAHELLGGDPRGHDIHEIMPSWPHGGTTGVHAPGLDGRQLTLDLVTVLVTPDDGDATGENLVAVFLRDAEPRLEREALAAHFAEAQLKRRQALEINDNVVQGLVAALYALEQGQVENSADYLAETLAAARTMMDDLLEPLGGEGIRPGDLVRSAPALIGAERRTAAGGQEN
- a CDS encoding thymidine kinase codes for the protein MCPRIQSSPVTPSPPVAELHFFTGTMDSGKSTLALQTNHNHAARGRVGRIFTSRDRSGAAVVSSRLGLTHEAREVDPDFDFWRDIVTTLTAGGRVDYLICDEAQFYTREQIDQLAKVADELQIDVFAFGILTDFRSHLFPGSARLVELADRMNVLQVEALCWCGKRATHNARTEDGIMVTEGDVVVVGDVESEASADTSAEPAHVAYEVLCRQHHRRRLTAARAKAVSLAPEPLPFG
- a CDS encoding sulfurtransferase, which gives rise to MDTSPLITVEDLRQDHADLTILDVRYRLGGPPGREEFTTGHVPGASYVDLDTALASSPGDPVDERGRHPLPEPADFIAAMQAVGVGLERPVVVYDDWGGRAAARAWWLLRHYGHRSVRVLDGGWPAWLAAGERSRPATSSPSAATSTAARARCGWWAPTPWSASPSSSTREPPSASGGRPSRSTRWQGTCRVP
- a CDS encoding sulfurtransferase, with amino-acid sequence MGADALERVAVVVDARAPERFRGEAEPVDPVAGHVPGAVNVDTARNLDNHGHFRGAAELRELYAGVGATEGADVAAYCGSGVTATHDILAMEVAGIHSALFASSWSGWVADPEHPVERG